Proteins found in one Gimesia chilikensis genomic segment:
- the panB gene encoding 3-methyl-2-oxobutanoate hydroxymethyltransferase has protein sequence MSNASPARPKKFTVPRFIAAKQKQQKITMLTAYDYLSAKLLDEAGLDCLLVGDTLGMVVQGKSTTLPVTVDQMIYHGEMVVRAVQRAMVIVDMPFMSFHVSPAQALENAGRILKETGADAVKLEGGVNQAKTIEAIAAADIPVMAHLGLKPQSVRALGGMGKIQRDEDQLIADALAAERAGAFGILLEMITAPIAKRITETVTVPTIGIGSGAGCDGQVLVTPDMLGMNAEFHPRFLKKYADLASDITTAVQAYASEVREGAFPDESHSHT, from the coding sequence GTGTCGAATGCGTCGCCAGCACGGCCGAAAAAGTTTACCGTCCCCCGTTTCATCGCCGCCAAACAGAAACAACAGAAAATTACGATGCTGACAGCCTACGACTACCTGTCAGCAAAACTTCTGGATGAAGCAGGATTAGACTGCCTGCTGGTAGGCGACACTTTAGGAATGGTCGTGCAGGGCAAGAGCACAACACTGCCCGTAACCGTCGATCAGATGATCTATCATGGTGAAATGGTGGTTCGAGCCGTTCAACGGGCTATGGTGATCGTCGATATGCCATTCATGTCGTTCCACGTTTCTCCCGCTCAGGCATTGGAGAATGCCGGCCGGATTCTTAAAGAGACCGGTGCAGACGCCGTCAAACTTGAAGGGGGCGTGAACCAGGCGAAAACGATTGAAGCGATTGCCGCCGCGGATATCCCGGTGATGGCTCACCTGGGGCTGAAACCTCAATCAGTGCGTGCCCTGGGAGGTATGGGGAAAATTCAACGGGACGAAGACCAGTTGATTGCAGATGCCCTGGCAGCAGAACGAGCAGGAGCGTTTGGGATTCTACTCGAAATGATTACGGCTCCCATTGCCAAACGCATCACAGAAACGGTCACAGTGCCCACTATCGGTATTGGCTCTGGAGCAGGTTGCGACGGACAGGTGCTTGTCACTCCGGATATGCTGGGCATGAATGCCGAATTTCACCCGCGATTCCTCAAAAAATACGCGGATCTGGCATCAGATATCACTACAGCAGTGCAGGCTTATGCCAGTGAAGTTCGGGAAGGTGCCTTCCCGGATGAATCACACAGCCATACCTGA
- a CDS encoding FAD-dependent oxidoreductase: MPEKVVVIGSGPAAWAACIYTSRANLEPLCFEGAVTEENRLQGTLPLGQLALTTEVENYPGFPAGNLESYLNDSIEESKRKYMAPHTGHGVSGPELMELMRQQAKNFGTKVVTDDVVDVDFSSHPYKVTPSNGEPVEALAVIIATGARANYLGLDSENRFKNMGVSACAVCDGAMPRFRNHPLVVVGGGDSAMEEASYLTKFASKVYIVHRRDEFRASKIMADRALANEKIEVKWNSVIDEVLGNDEQGVTGVRIRSTVDEGQTEELEATGYFAAIGHTPNVNFLKGQIDLNDKGFIQWQVPFRTNTNVDGVFAAGDVADDNYKQAITAAGSGCMAALDAERWLVANGYE, translated from the coding sequence GTGCCAGAAAAAGTTGTTGTGATCGGATCAGGGCCCGCTGCCTGGGCAGCCTGCATTTATACATCTCGTGCCAATCTCGAGCCATTGTGCTTTGAAGGAGCAGTGACTGAAGAAAACCGTTTGCAGGGAACGCTTCCCCTCGGTCAGTTGGCATTAACAACCGAAGTCGAGAATTATCCGGGGTTTCCTGCGGGAAACCTGGAGTCGTACCTGAATGATTCTATTGAGGAATCTAAACGCAAATATATGGCTCCTCACACTGGTCATGGAGTGAGTGGTCCGGAACTGATGGAGCTGATGCGGCAACAAGCCAAAAACTTTGGCACCAAGGTCGTCACTGATGATGTGGTCGATGTCGATTTCTCATCACATCCCTACAAGGTGACCCCGTCAAATGGAGAACCTGTAGAAGCCCTGGCGGTAATTATCGCAACAGGTGCCCGGGCTAATTACCTCGGGTTGGATTCAGAAAATCGTTTTAAGAACATGGGCGTTTCCGCCTGTGCAGTCTGCGATGGAGCGATGCCCCGCTTCCGGAATCATCCCCTGGTGGTGGTTGGCGGTGGTGACAGCGCGATGGAAGAAGCCTCCTACCTGACCAAGTTTGCCTCCAAAGTTTACATCGTACATCGCCGTGATGAATTCCGGGCCAGTAAGATCATGGCAGACCGGGCACTCGCGAATGAAAAGATCGAAGTCAAATGGAACTCGGTCATCGATGAAGTTCTGGGGAACGACGAACAGGGCGTGACAGGTGTGCGGATTCGCAGCACCGTCGATGAAGGCCAGACCGAAGAACTGGAAGCCACCGGCTATTTCGCTGCCATCGGGCACACGCCGAATGTCAATTTTCTGAAAGGTCAGATTGACCTGAACGACAAAGGCTTTATCCAGTGGCAGGTTCCTTTCCGCACGAATACAAATGTGGATGGCGTGTTTGCTGCCGGTGATGTGGCCGATGACAACTACAAGCAGGCAATCACCGCGGCTGGTAGCGGGTGTATGGCAGCCCTGGATGCGGAACGCTGGCTGGTTGCCAACGGTTACGAATAA
- a CDS encoding polyprenol monophosphomannose synthase: MNESATPRLLVTLCTYNEKENLEQLIPEIHHHLPYAAVLVIDDNSPDGTGDYVKSLKKTDSRIHSIHRSGKLGLGTATIAGFQYAIENHYDLVLNLDADFSHPPRFMPDLVAATEQADVAIGSRYVPGGKIEGWGPKRYFMSGAINWYARLLLRLKSRDCSGSFRCYRVPKLAEIDFNLLRAKGYAFQEEILYRCRRVGCTFQEVPFTFEERRYGSSKINMKEAFSALWVMFVLGIDNLLGKRVKVLPAESTK, from the coding sequence ATGAATGAATCTGCTACTCCGCGCCTGCTGGTGACATTATGTACTTACAATGAGAAGGAAAATCTGGAACAGTTGATTCCGGAGATTCATCATCATCTCCCCTATGCTGCCGTTCTGGTCATCGATGACAACTCGCCGGATGGAACAGGCGATTATGTCAAATCGCTCAAAAAGACGGATTCGCGAATTCATTCAATTCATCGTAGCGGCAAACTGGGCTTAGGGACCGCCACGATAGCTGGTTTTCAGTATGCAATTGAAAACCACTATGATCTGGTGCTGAATCTCGATGCCGACTTCAGCCATCCTCCTCGATTTATGCCTGATCTCGTTGCTGCAACCGAACAGGCAGATGTCGCGATCGGCTCTCGGTATGTGCCTGGAGGAAAAATTGAGGGCTGGGGGCCGAAGCGTTATTTCATGAGTGGCGCGATTAACTGGTACGCAAGACTACTACTTCGTCTGAAATCAAGGGACTGCAGCGGTAGTTTCCGCTGTTATCGCGTTCCGAAACTGGCTGAAATCGATTTTAATCTGCTACGTGCTAAAGGATATGCATTTCAGGAAGAAATTCTTTACCGCTGCCGCAGGGTTGGCTGTACCTTTCAGGAGGTTCCCTTCACCTTCGAAGAGCGTCGGTATGGCAGTTCCAAAATCAACATGAAAGAGGCTTTTTCAGCGCTCTGGGTCATGTTCGTGCTGGGGATCGACAATCTTCTGGGAAAGCGGGTAAAAGTTTTACCCGCTGAATCCACTAAATAA